The following are encoded in a window of Haloarcula halophila genomic DNA:
- the gatC gene encoding Asp-tRNA(Asn)/Glu-tRNA(Gln) amidotransferase subunit GatC — MSDSAVDPEEVRHVADLARVDLGDEEVERFTEQFGDILDAFEALDEVPETDREPELANVMRPDEVRESLSQQDALQNAPESEEGQFKGPKVS; from the coding sequence ATGAGCGACAGCGCCGTCGACCCCGAGGAAGTCCGCCACGTCGCGGACCTCGCTCGTGTCGACCTCGGCGACGAGGAAGTCGAGCGGTTCACCGAGCAGTTCGGCGATATCCTCGACGCGTTCGAGGCCCTCGACGAGGTACCGGAGACGGACCGAGAACCGGAGTTGGCGAACGTGATGCGCCCCGACGAGGTCCGTGAGAGCCTGAGCCAACAGGACGCGCTCCAGAACGCCCCCGAATCGGAGGAGGGGCAGTTCAAGGGGCCGAAGGTATCCTGA
- a CDS encoding transcription initiation factor IIB has product MTDTTIRRYTSERDTEDEQTDEQEESLVCPECGGSLLSDSERGETVCEDCGLVVEEDEIDPGPEWRAFDSKEKDEKSRVGAPTTNMMHDKGLSTNIGWQDKDAYGNSLSSRQREKMQRLRTWNERFRTRDSKERNLKQALGEIDRMASALGLPENVRETASVIYRRALDEDLLPGRSIEGVSTASLYAAARQAGTPRSLDEIANVSRVDKDEIARTYRYVVRELNLEIQPADPESYVPRFASDLELSEEVERRARQLLQNAKQQGVHSGKSPVGLAAAAVYAASLLTNEKVTQSEVSEVANISEVTIRNRYHELLEAEDEVHP; this is encoded by the coding sequence ATGACCGACACCACCATCCGCCGATACACGAGTGAACGCGACACAGAAGACGAGCAGACAGACGAGCAAGAGGAGTCGCTCGTCTGTCCAGAATGTGGTGGCTCCCTGCTTTCGGACAGCGAACGCGGAGAGACCGTCTGCGAAGACTGCGGCCTGGTCGTCGAGGAGGACGAGATCGACCCCGGCCCCGAGTGGCGTGCGTTCGACTCCAAGGAGAAAGACGAGAAGTCCCGCGTCGGTGCGCCGACGACGAACATGATGCACGACAAGGGGCTCTCGACGAACATCGGCTGGCAGGACAAGGACGCCTACGGCAACTCCCTGTCCTCGCGCCAGCGTGAGAAGATGCAGCGGCTGCGAACCTGGAACGAGCGGTTCCGGACACGGGACTCCAAGGAACGCAACCTCAAGCAGGCACTGGGCGAGATCGATCGGATGGCCTCCGCGCTTGGCCTGCCCGAGAACGTCCGCGAGACTGCCAGTGTGATCTACCGCCGGGCGCTCGACGAGGACCTCCTCCCGGGACGGTCCATCGAGGGCGTCTCGACGGCGTCGCTGTACGCCGCGGCCCGCCAGGCCGGGACCCCCCGGTCGCTGGACGAGATCGCCAACGTCTCCCGCGTCGACAAAGACGAGATCGCCCGCACCTACCGCTACGTCGTCCGGGAACTCAACCTGGAGATCCAGCCCGCCGACCCCGAGAGCTACGTCCCACGGTTCGCCTCGGACCTCGAACTCTCCGAGGAGGTCGAGCGCCGAGCCCGGCAACTGCTGCAGAACGCCAAACAGCAGGGCGTCCATTCCGGGAAGTCCCCGGTCGGACTGGCGGCCGCGGCCGTCTACGCGGCCTCGCTGCTGACCAACGAGAAGGTCACCCAGAGCGAGGTCAGCGAAGTGGCGAACATCTCGGAAGTCACCATCCGCAACCGCTACCACGAACTGCTGGAAGCCGAGGACGAAGTTCACCCCTGA
- a CDS encoding NUDIX hydrolase, which translates to METTRHFVATVYVVSDGAVALHEHDKLGMWLPAGGHVDRDELPHEAALRETREELGLDVDLVAPQESIESETVESIPQPQHFLLEDINVDADGAVGHQHIDFIFYGAADSREIDPGPGEQPADDWEWFTAADIEASADRLPADVAEIGLRAIERVAEP; encoded by the coding sequence ATGGAGACGACCCGGCACTTCGTCGCGACCGTCTACGTCGTCAGCGACGGCGCTGTCGCGCTACACGAACACGACAAACTGGGGATGTGGCTCCCCGCCGGTGGTCACGTCGACCGCGACGAACTCCCCCACGAAGCCGCGCTCCGGGAGACCCGCGAGGAACTCGGGCTCGACGTCGACCTGGTCGCGCCCCAGGAGTCCATCGAGAGCGAGACGGTCGAGTCGATCCCACAGCCACAGCACTTCCTGCTGGAGGACATCAACGTCGACGCCGACGGCGCGGTCGGCCACCAGCACATCGACTTCATCTTCTACGGGGCCGCCGACAGCCGCGAGATCGACCCCGGACCGGGCGAACAGCCGGCCGACGACTGGGAGTGGTTCACCGCCGCGGACATCGAAGCGAGTGCCGACCGGCTTCCGGCAGACGTCGCCGAGATCGGTCTGCGAGCCATCGAGCGGGTCGCCGAGCCGTGA
- a CDS encoding asparagine synthase C-terminal domain-containing protein, whose product MALQGASRAAVAAALDSGDPLPGTAGFAGEIDGRLVRDVLGRYPLFVERDGDGGGEWSADPADLVDPVSFPAGHVRTEAGTRQVFSLPDPTPIDDDERAVATVREAVETSVDAVGTDGLAIAFSGGVDSALLAARLDAPLYVAGFPDSHDVEAARSAADLLGRDLRVVELTHDAIERAVPEIVAATGRTNAMAVQIALPLSLTAERVAADGFDRLAVGQGADELFGGYAKVAKAPEDPRVEAETVRRAQREVVATLADQLERDVLALRAAGVEPVAPLLHDRVVEAALRLDDHHLVDGETRKWALRQAATDSLPEAIATRDKKAAQYGSLAARELDRLARQAGYKRRMDDHVTQYVESLVE is encoded by the coding sequence ATGGCTCTCCAAGGTGCATCACGGGCAGCGGTCGCGGCGGCACTCGACAGCGGCGACCCACTGCCGGGCACCGCCGGGTTCGCTGGCGAGATCGACGGCCGACTCGTTCGGGACGTCCTCGGTCGGTACCCGCTGTTCGTCGAGAGAGACGGCGACGGAGGGGGAGAGTGGAGCGCCGACCCGGCCGACCTCGTCGATCCGGTGTCGTTCCCGGCCGGTCACGTCCGCACCGAGGCGGGCACACGCCAGGTCTTCTCGCTGCCGGACCCGACACCGATCGACGACGACGAGCGGGCCGTCGCGACCGTCCGTGAAGCCGTCGAGACGAGCGTCGACGCCGTCGGGACCGACGGCCTCGCGATCGCCTTCTCGGGTGGCGTCGACTCGGCGCTGCTTGCGGCCCGACTCGACGCGCCGCTGTACGTCGCCGGCTTCCCCGACAGCCACGACGTCGAGGCGGCCCGCTCGGCGGCCGACCTGCTCGGTCGGGACCTGCGCGTCGTCGAACTGACTCACGACGCCATCGAGCGGGCAGTCCCCGAAATCGTCGCCGCGACCGGGCGGACCAACGCGATGGCCGTCCAGATCGCACTTCCGTTGTCTCTCACGGCCGAGCGCGTCGCCGCGGACGGCTTCGATCGGCTCGCGGTCGGACAGGGTGCCGACGAACTGTTCGGCGGCTACGCGAAGGTCGCGAAGGCACCCGAGGACCCCCGCGTCGAAGCCGAGACGGTCCGGCGCGCCCAGCGGGAGGTCGTCGCCACCCTCGCCGATCAACTCGAACGGGACGTGTTGGCCCTGCGAGCGGCCGGCGTCGAACCGGTCGCGCCGCTGTTGCACGACCGCGTGGTCGAGGCGGCGCTTCGCCTGGACGACCACCACCTCGTCGACGGCGAGACCCGCAAGTGGGCGCTCCGGCAGGCCGCTACCGACTCGCTGCCCGAGGCCATCGCGACGCGGGACAAGAAGGCCGCACAGTACGGCTCGCTGGCCGCTCGGGAACTCGACCGGCTGGCCAGACAGGCCGGCTACAAGCGCCGGATGGACGACCACGTCACCCAGTACGTCGAGTCCCTGGTCGAGTGA
- a CDS encoding PHP domain-containing protein produces the protein MLSVELHTHSSLSYDGRDPVELLLEQAAAVGLDALAVTDHDEIDASLRAAELAPEYGLVGITGMEVTCAAGHVLALGITEAIPKGLPFDETLDRIRDQGGTAVVPHPFQESRHGVLEHISKDELATADAIEVYNSRLLTGRSNRQAERFARRRGLPMTAGSDAHIAEMVGQAVTNVDADDRTQEAILAAIKEGRTTVEGERTPWRISFRQAAGGAKRRVKNRLRGFLS, from the coding sequence GTGCTGTCGGTCGAGCTTCATACACACTCGTCGCTCTCCTACGACGGTCGGGACCCCGTCGAGTTGCTCCTAGAGCAGGCCGCGGCCGTCGGGTTGGACGCGCTCGCGGTCACTGATCACGACGAGATCGACGCGAGCCTCCGGGCGGCCGAACTCGCCCCCGAGTACGGTCTGGTCGGGATCACCGGCATGGAGGTGACCTGCGCCGCCGGTCACGTGTTGGCGCTGGGTATCACCGAGGCGATCCCCAAGGGGTTACCGTTCGACGAGACGCTCGACCGCATCCGCGACCAGGGTGGGACCGCCGTCGTTCCCCACCCCTTCCAGGAGTCCCGACACGGGGTACTCGAACACATCTCGAAGGACGAACTCGCGACGGCCGACGCCATCGAGGTGTACAACTCCCGGCTGCTGACCGGTCGGTCGAACCGACAGGCAGAGCGCTTTGCCAGACGCCGTGGCCTGCCGATGACCGCCGGTAGCGACGCCCATATCGCCGAGATGGTCGGCCAGGCGGTCACCAACGTCGACGCCGACGACCGCACACAGGAGGCGATTCTCGCAGCGATCAAGGAGGGTCGAACGACCGTCGAGGGCGAGCGGACCCCCTGGCGGATCAGCTTCCGGCAGGCCGCCGGTGGGGCGAAACGCCGCGTGAAGAACCGTCTCCGAGGATTCTTGAGCTGA
- a CDS encoding TIGR04347 family pseudo-SAM/SPASM protein produces the protein MISVSKLLCDLDAEGDGLRYDAADDSTKAQIREEKQRRPVVVWNVTKQCNLYCDHCYAAADTDIADGELSTAEGKALLSDLADYGAPVVLFSGGEPLVRQDLEELVAYANEVGVRPVLSTNGTLITEERAESLKAAGLKYAGVSVDGLPEANDDFRGMEGAFDGAIQGIEHCLDAGLKTGLRYTITDRNAPDLEGVVDLLTDVGVDRFCFYHLDYGGRGTEIVDADLTPVERRDAVERVCDMTRDYHDRGEEIETLLVGNYTDAAYLVEYAREHLGEAQARRVYEYLQINGGDPTGERVADVDYQGNVHPTQFWQGYTLGNVRDRPFGAIWEDESNPLLRGLREREEHLTGNCADCRYAEICRGASRLRALTVENDLFAPDPQCYLEDSEIHGPEPFADTGPTGTAD, from the coding sequence GTGATCTCCGTTTCGAAGTTGCTCTGTGACTTAGACGCAGAGGGCGACGGCCTGCGCTACGACGCGGCCGACGACTCGACGAAGGCCCAGATCCGCGAGGAAAAGCAACGCCGCCCCGTCGTCGTCTGGAATGTCACCAAGCAGTGTAATCTCTACTGTGATCACTGTTACGCGGCCGCTGACACCGACATCGCCGACGGCGAACTCTCGACGGCCGAGGGGAAAGCGCTACTCTCTGATCTCGCCGACTACGGCGCACCGGTCGTCCTCTTTTCCGGTGGCGAACCGCTCGTGCGCCAGGACCTCGAAGAGCTGGTCGCCTACGCCAACGAGGTCGGAGTCCGGCCGGTGCTCTCGACCAACGGGACGCTCATCACCGAGGAACGGGCGGAGTCGCTGAAAGCCGCCGGACTGAAGTACGCCGGCGTCTCCGTCGACGGCCTCCCCGAAGCCAACGACGACTTCCGCGGGATGGAGGGTGCTTTCGACGGGGCGATCCAGGGCATCGAGCACTGTCTCGACGCCGGCCTCAAGACCGGCCTCCGGTACACGATCACCGACCGGAACGCGCCGGATCTGGAGGGAGTCGTCGACCTCTTGACCGACGTGGGTGTCGACCGGTTCTGTTTCTATCACCTGGACTACGGCGGTCGCGGGACCGAGATCGTCGACGCCGACCTCACGCCCGTCGAGCGCCGGGACGCCGTCGAGCGCGTCTGTGACATGACTCGCGACTACCACGACCGGGGCGAGGAGATCGAGACGCTGCTCGTCGGCAACTACACCGACGCCGCGTACCTCGTCGAGTACGCCCGCGAACACCTCGGGGAGGCACAGGCCCGCCGTGTCTACGAGTACCTCCAGATAAACGGCGGCGATCCCACCGGCGAACGGGTCGCGGACGTCGACTACCAGGGTAACGTCCATCCCACCCAGTTCTGGCAGGGGTACACGCTCGGGAACGTCCGTGACCGACCCTTCGGTGCGATCTGGGAGGACGAGTCCAACCCGCTACTTCGGGGACTGCGAGAGCGTGAAGAGCACCTCACCGGGAACTGTGCGGACTGCCGATACGCGGAGATCTGTCGTGGAGCCTCTCGACTCCGTGCGCTCACCGTCGAAAACGACCTGTTCGCACCGGACCCGCAGTGTTACCTCGAAGACAGCGAGATCCACGGTCCGGAACCGTTCGCCGACACCGGTCCCACGGGGACGGCGGACTGA
- a CDS encoding Htur_1727 family rSAM-partnered candidate RiPP, translating to MGQLDHEVDAPRGATSREWEVFVREDATEPLTHAGSVSAPAEEVAHEQATKLFGHAAVALWLCPADETRRYQDESLALDPGESDGDATMDESEMRAETLRGEDA from the coding sequence ATGGGACAACTGGACCACGAGGTCGACGCTCCGCGGGGCGCGACGAGCCGGGAGTGGGAGGTGTTCGTCCGCGAGGACGCCACGGAGCCACTCACCCACGCCGGCAGTGTCAGTGCGCCTGCTGAGGAGGTCGCCCACGAGCAGGCGACGAAACTGTTCGGCCACGCCGCCGTGGCGCTGTGGCTGTGTCCGGCCGACGAGACCCGGCGGTATCAGGACGAGTCGCTGGCGCTGGACCCTGGGGAAAGCGACGGGGACGCCACGATGGACGAGTCCGAGATGCGCGCCGAGACGCTGCGGGGTGAGGACGCGTGA
- a CDS encoding GNAT family N-acetyltransferase — protein MQLWRLTRNRYGRAAYEALGRLGVTATSMIEYVATLEGEQDETPRDGNELTVEQVQPDRVASLDAPTTELLGDETVIAALDGNTPVGYLFLSVDTRHNIRPLERTLAFGGGYVRRVFVDPAHRNRGVATAMVETALRRARSAGVDSVTALVAIDNVPSRSLFERHGFEPTHKRRYVRIGPFSHRAVTEV, from the coding sequence ATGCAACTCTGGCGGCTCACCCGGAACCGGTACGGGCGCGCGGCCTACGAGGCACTGGGACGGCTGGGTGTCACTGCGACGTCGATGATCGAGTACGTCGCCACGTTGGAGGGCGAACAGGACGAGACACCCAGGGACGGGAACGAACTCACAGTCGAGCAGGTTCAGCCAGACCGTGTCGCGTCGCTCGATGCCCCGACGACGGAACTGCTCGGCGACGAGACCGTCATCGCCGCCCTCGACGGGAATACTCCCGTCGGCTACCTCTTCCTCTCGGTCGATACACGCCATAACATCCGTCCTCTAGAGCGGACGCTGGCGTTCGGTGGAGGGTACGTCCGGCGGGTGTTCGTCGATCCCGCCCATCGGAACCGCGGGGTCGCGACGGCGATGGTCGAGACCGCACTCCGACGGGCGCGTTCGGCGGGTGTCGACAGCGTGACGGCTCTCGTCGCCATAGACAACGTCCCCTCCCGGTCGCTGTTCGAGCGCCACGGGTTCGAACCGACCCACAAGCGACGGTACGTCAGGATCGGCCCGTTCTCCCATCGAGCGGTCACCGAGGTCTGA
- a CDS encoding CDP-alcohol phosphatidyltransferase family protein, with product MTGELREAIRGVWADRRVTNTADRTNVVDQLTGADYISLAALLVGWGSALLFVRDEPNLALLAMFGAFALDKADGWYARRTGTSSPFGRQVDSFIDIFAYLVPAVLLYHTVLAPNDVASLLVGFLVFAFGGLRLVRHNSEGFGSDGDASYYHGTTVVHTNLVVVTNYFLWALVPGWNGWLAGLVVTAVCPLMVSDYKAYKTDVSHLLAALGAGIAAGLALALEFGYV from the coding sequence ATGACCGGGGAACTCAGAGAGGCGATCCGGGGCGTCTGGGCCGACCGTCGCGTGACGAACACGGCGGATCGAACGAACGTCGTCGACCAACTCACCGGGGCCGACTACATCAGCCTGGCCGCGCTGCTGGTCGGCTGGGGGAGCGCGCTCCTGTTCGTCCGGGACGAGCCGAACCTGGCGTTGCTCGCCATGTTCGGGGCCTTCGCGCTCGACAAGGCCGACGGCTGGTACGCCAGACGAACTGGCACCTCCTCGCCGTTCGGCCGACAGGTCGACTCCTTCATCGACATCTTCGCCTACCTGGTGCCCGCCGTCCTGCTGTATCATACGGTGTTGGCACCGAACGACGTAGCCAGCCTGCTCGTCGGGTTCCTCGTGTTCGCCTTCGGCGGCCTCCGTCTCGTCCGGCACAACAGCGAGGGCTTTGGTTCGGACGGTGATGCGAGTTACTACCACGGGACGACGGTGGTCCACACGAACCTCGTCGTCGTCACGAACTACTTCCTCTGGGCGCTGGTCCCCGGTTGGAACGGCTGGCTCGCCGGACTCGTCGTCACCGCCGTCTGCCCGCTGATGGTCTCCGACTACAAGGCCTACAAGACCGACGTGAGCCATCTGCTGGCCGCACTCGGGGCCGGGATCGCGGCCGGACTCGCGCTGGCGCTGGAATTCGGGTACGTATGA
- a CDS encoding PHP domain-containing protein, which translates to MSGPGPEGSSRTVRVDPHLHTVASYDAQTMPETLLARAREVGLDAVVVTDHDTVEGARIVADLAPEYDLVGVVGCEISTAGGHLLAIGVDDPPDPGRPLAETARAVQQEGGVAVVPHPFQRSRHGASADAITAVDGIEVYNAHTLTNIRNRQAERFASVREYPAYGGSDAHRVAGIGHAATAVELPEATLSAETILAGMRAGRTAAVWRRSSRWQFLTKVVENAKRKTFSLL; encoded by the coding sequence ATGAGCGGTCCCGGACCGGAGGGCAGTAGCCGGACCGTCCGCGTCGATCCGCACCTCCACACTGTCGCGTCCTACGACGCACAGACGATGCCCGAGACGCTGCTAGCCCGTGCCCGTGAGGTCGGGCTGGACGCGGTCGTCGTTACCGACCACGACACCGTCGAAGGCGCACGCATCGTCGCCGATCTGGCTCCCGAGTACGATCTCGTCGGGGTCGTCGGCTGTGAGATCTCGACGGCCGGCGGTCACCTCCTGGCGATCGGCGTCGACGACCCACCTGACCCGGGCCGACCGTTGGCCGAGACAGCGAGAGCAGTCCAGCAGGAGGGCGGTGTTGCCGTGGTTCCTCACCCGTTCCAGCGGTCCCGCCACGGTGCGAGTGCCGACGCGATCACGGCCGTCGACGGTATCGAAGTGTACAACGCCCACACGCTGACCAACATCCGGAACCGACAGGCCGAACGGTTCGCGTCCGTCCGGGAGTATCCGGCCTACGGCGGGAGCGACGCTCACCGTGTGGCCGGGATCGGCCACGCGGCGACGGCCGTCGAACTTCCGGAGGCCACCCTCTCGGCCGAGACGATACTGGCGGGGATGCGTGCCGGACGGACGGCCGCCGTCTGGCGGCGCTCCTCCCGCTGGCAGTTCCTCACGAAGGTCGTCGAGAACGCCAAACGAAAGACGTTCTCGCTCCTGTGA
- a CDS encoding TVP38/TMEM64 family protein translates to MADDNATETADDGPRVFDSRRARRDAALRSVVLLLALLGITAALYVLVPELTDPIWLRQRLSGLGIYAPLAFVTLQTVQVILAPIPGQVLGGVGGYLFGTLAGTAYSLLGVTVGSAIVFGLARRYGRPYVERVLDPAALDRWDGFVERGGVAGLFVLFLLPTFPDDLLCLVAGLSELRLRTFLVLVVVGRAPSFLAVAYAGEEFAAGRLGTFAVMLAGLTVVSVVVLLLKDRILRQVGQGS, encoded by the coding sequence GTGGCGGACGACAACGCGACAGAGACTGCAGATGACGGCCCCAGGGTGTTCGACTCGCGGCGGGCGCGACGTGACGCCGCCCTCCGTTCGGTCGTGCTGTTGCTCGCTCTCCTCGGGATCACGGCGGCGCTCTACGTCCTGGTCCCCGAACTCACCGACCCGATCTGGCTCCGACAGCGGTTGTCCGGGTTGGGCATCTACGCTCCGCTGGCGTTCGTCACGCTCCAGACGGTCCAGGTGATCCTGGCACCGATCCCCGGCCAGGTCCTGGGCGGCGTCGGCGGGTACCTCTTCGGAACGCTCGCGGGCACCGCCTACAGTCTCCTCGGCGTGACCGTCGGGAGCGCGATCGTGTTCGGCCTCGCACGGCGCTACGGTCGCCCGTACGTCGAGCGAGTGCTCGATCCGGCCGCGCTCGACCGCTGGGACGGCTTCGTCGAGCGAGGGGGCGTGGCCGGCCTCTTCGTCCTCTTTCTCCTCCCGACGTTCCCCGACGACCTCCTCTGTCTCGTCGCCGGGCTCTCGGAACTCCGCCTGCGGACGTTTCTCGTGCTCGTGGTGGTCGGTCGCGCACCCTCGTTCCTCGCAGTCGCCTACGCCGGAGAGGAGTTCGCTGCGGGCCGGCTCGGAACCTTCGCCGTCATGCTTGCGGGGTTGACAGTGGTCTCGGTGGTCGTCCTGCTGCTGAAAGACCGCATCCTCCGCCAGGTGGGACAGGGGTCCTGA
- a CDS encoding metal-dependent hydrolase, with protein sequence MATTHALLGVAVAALSYPLVGEHVGAPLVLAAAFCGGLAPDIDVFGHHRKTMHFPVGYTGLAAAATAGVALAPSTTTVLVAAGLGTAALHALSDVFGGSPEPEPWNPTVERAVFNHLLGRWHRPRRYVRYSGAPEDFLLGLGAGLVAIAAPATPGAVASVLWGVLAFSAVYTLSRKRLGELSRLLAAIAPGRLSLPSIRVVEHEDGGTTVAVRFQE encoded by the coding sequence ATGGCGACGACACACGCCCTGTTGGGCGTCGCGGTGGCTGCCCTCTCGTACCCGCTGGTGGGCGAGCACGTCGGAGCCCCGCTGGTCCTCGCTGCGGCGTTCTGTGGCGGGCTGGCACCTGATATCGACGTTTTCGGCCACCACCGGAAGACGATGCACTTCCCGGTCGGCTACACGGGACTGGCAGCGGCTGCTACCGCTGGCGTCGCCCTCGCGCCGTCGACGACGACGGTCCTGGTGGCCGCCGGACTCGGCACTGCCGCACTGCACGCCCTCTCGGACGTCTTCGGCGGCAGTCCGGAGCCAGAGCCGTGGAACCCGACGGTCGAACGGGCGGTGTTCAATCACCTACTCGGCCGCTGGCATCGCCCCCGTCGATACGTCAGGTACTCTGGGGCACCGGAGGACTTCCTGCTCGGTCTCGGCGCGGGCCTGGTCGCCATCGCCGCACCGGCGACACCGGGGGCTGTGGCGTCGGTGCTGTGGGGCGTGCTAGCGTTTTCGGCGGTGTACACGCTGTCGCGAAAGCGGCTCGGGGAGCTGTCCCGGCTCCTGGCGGCGATCGCGCCCGGACGGCTGTCGCTCCCGTCGATCCGCGTCGTGGAACACGAGGACGGCGGGACGACGGTTGCCGTTCGGTTTCAGGAGTGA
- a CDS encoding multicopper oxidase domain-containing protein, which yields MTDPIGAPGSGISRRDFVKASGVGGALAIAGCSAPGDPKETVETATDTAATAANQSSDLPTTSPPEVVNVDEQGGEVTLSSVPARHDAHPGETMGGPVELPQVWAFKADDGEPSVPGPILRTTEGSPMEVTFDNSDGMRPHTVHFHAVQKQWEDDGVPTTTGIRIDPGESHTYTIPANVPGTHLYHCHYQTHRHIDMGMYGIFRVDPEGYEPADKEYFMTLKEWDSRLNRQMAGMDATYDVRNRRPDTFTINGKSAPRTLHPEDGSPIIVEQGDTVRIHMCNNGYMDHPMHIHNHRFQVTHKDGGKIPEAARHDQDITSIPPAGRHTIEFEADADPGIYLAHCHKVSHAMNGTSYPGGMVTGVVYKDAMDTDIFKQLMEYAGYEG from the coding sequence ATGACTGATCCAATCGGTGCACCCGGCTCGGGAATCTCTCGTCGCGACTTCGTGAAGGCATCCGGCGTCGGCGGGGCGCTCGCTATCGCGGGCTGTTCTGCACCGGGTGACCCAAAGGAGACGGTCGAGACGGCCACGGACACGGCGGCCACGGCCGCGAACCAGTCGAGCGACCTCCCGACGACCTCGCCGCCGGAGGTCGTCAACGTCGACGAACAGGGCGGCGAGGTCACGCTCTCGTCGGTCCCTGCTCGCCACGACGCCCACCCCGGCGAGACGATGGGCGGTCCGGTCGAACTCCCGCAGGTCTGGGCGTTCAAGGCCGACGACGGCGAGCCGAGCGTCCCCGGGCCGATCCTCCGGACGACCGAGGGATCGCCCATGGAAGTCACGTTCGACAACTCCGACGGCATGCGCCCGCACACGGTCCACTTCCACGCCGTCCAGAAGCAGTGGGAGGACGACGGGGTTCCGACCACGACGGGCATCCGGATCGACCCCGGCGAGTCACACACGTACACGATTCCGGCGAACGTCCCGGGCACCCACCTCTACCACTGCCACTACCAGACCCATCGGCACATCGACATGGGGATGTACGGCATCTTCCGCGTCGACCCGGAGGGGTACGAGCCGGCCGACAAGGAGTACTTCATGACGCTGAAGGAGTGGGACTCCCGACTCAACCGCCAGATGGCCGGGATGGACGCCACCTACGACGTTCGGAACCGTCGCCCGGACACGTTCACGATCAACGGCAAGTCCGCGCCGCGGACGCTCCACCCCGAAGATGGCTCGCCGATCATCGTCGAACAGGGCGATACGGTTCGCATCCACATGTGTAACAACGGGTACATGGACCACCCGATGCACATCCACAACCACCGGTTCCAGGTCACCCACAAGGACGGCGGGAAGATCCCGGAAGCCGCCCGCCACGACCAGGACATCACCAGTATCCCACCGGCTGGACGACACACCATCGAATTCGAGGCCGACGCCGATCCCGGCATCTACCTCGCGCACTGTCACAAGGTGAGCCACGCGATGAACGGGACCTCCTATCCCGGTGGGATGGTCACCGGCGTCGTCTACAAGGACGCGATGGACACCGATATCTTCAAGCAGCTGATGGAGTACGCGGGGTATGAGGGGTGA
- a CDS encoding winged helix-turn-helix domain-containing protein: protein MVRDPFADDETPELETVLDALDDEDCRAIVSVLDEPMTASEISDESGVPLSTAYRKLELLTESSLLYEGVEVRPDGQHASRYAVDFEEVVIALDEDRNLAVDISHRARSPDQRLENLWSEVRKET, encoded by the coding sequence ATGGTCCGGGACCCGTTCGCTGACGACGAGACACCGGAGTTGGAGACGGTACTCGACGCGCTCGACGACGAGGACTGTCGAGCCATCGTCAGTGTCCTCGACGAGCCGATGACGGCCAGCGAGATATCGGACGAGAGCGGGGTTCCGCTGTCGACGGCGTACCGTAAGCTGGAACTACTGACCGAGTCGTCGCTGCTGTACGAAGGTGTCGAAGTGCGACCGGACGGCCAGCACGCCAGCCGGTACGCGGTCGACTTCGAGGAGGTCGTCATCGCCCTGGACGAGGACCGCAACCTCGCGGTCGACATCTCACACCGTGCGCGCTCGCCGGACCAGCGCCTGGAGAACCTCTGGTCGGAGGTCCGCAAGGAGACGTAG
- a CDS encoding DUF7521 family protein — translation MPHIPSSQIGIVVSKTLILIIGGLITYYSYQAYRRTEAPQHKWLTYGFGVVTLGAVLGGVLDIVISRIYSVDLIYTSVFVSSGLTAIGLGIILYSLYVR, via the coding sequence ATGCCACACATCCCAAGCTCACAGATCGGTATCGTCGTCTCGAAGACGCTCATCCTCATCATCGGGGGGTTGATCACCTACTACTCGTATCAAGCCTACCGGCGGACCGAGGCCCCACAGCACAAGTGGCTGACCTACGGGTTCGGGGTGGTCACGTTGGGAGCGGTATTGGGTGGCGTGTTGGACATCGTCATCAGCAGGATCTACAGCGTCGACCTCATCTATACGAGCGTGTTCGTCTCCAGCGGGCTGACCGCTATCGGGCTGGGAATCATCCTGTACTCGCTATACGTTCGGTAG